Sequence from the Fictibacillus arsenicus genome:
TCTTCAATATTTTACTAGCTGCCGGTCTGGCATATCTAGGTGTTCACCTAGGTATTGACCTGTATTTAGCTGCAATTTTTGCATTTGGGGTAAGGCTGTTTAATAATATCGCTGTTATCAGACGACTATTAATCTCGAAATGGTCAGACTCACGTAAAAAGGCCTAAAAAATTTGAAAAAACGGTAAAAAAAAAGAGGGATAACCCGTTGTTTGTGGAATTTATTCCATAAATAAGCGAAAATGAAGGAATTTTGTTCATCTTTAATAGATGAAGGATTTAATGGATGAAAGGTTAGGAGGTGCCACAGAATGAACAGCAATGAAATTTATGTAAGTTTAGACATCGGTACATCCAATATTAAAGTGATCATTGGAGAAATGACCAGTGAATCCTTTAATGTTATTGGTGTTGGCCATGCGAAATCAGCTGGAATCCGAAAAGGTTCCATTGTAGATATTGATGAAACTGTTCGTTCCATAAGAAAAGCCGTTGAACAGGCAGAAAGAATGTTAGGTATCCCTATCAATGCCGTTATTGTAGGTGTGAAAGGAAACCATATTCAGCTTCAGCCTTGTCACGGAGTTGTAGCAGTATCTAGAGAAGATCGAGAAATTGGTGATGAGGATATTGCTAGAGTAATAGAGGCAGCTCAAGTTATGTCAGTGCCTCCTGAAAGAGAAATCATCGATGTTATCCCACGGCAGTTCATTGTTGATGGAACTGATGAAATCATTGATCCAAGAGGAATGCTTGGAGTACGATTGGAAATGGAAGGAACGGTTATTACCGGTTCTAAAACCATCTTACATAACTTACTTCGATGTGTGGAACGAGCAGGTCTTACAGTAGCTGATATTTGTCTAGAACCATTAGCTACATCATCAATTGCTCTTTCACGCGATGAAATGGAGCTTGGAGTGGCACTGATTGATATCGGCGGTGGTTCAACTACGCTTTCCGTTTTCGATCAAGGGACGATGCAACTGACTACAGTTCTTCCGATTGGCGGAGACTTTATTACAAAGGATATATCAATCGGATTAAGAACATCTGCAGAAGATGCAGAAAAAATCAAACTTAAACACGGTCATTCTTTTGTCGATTATGCATCTAAAGATGAAACATTTACCGTGTCTCAGATCGGCTCTTCTCAAGAGCAGGAAATTTCACAATATGAGCTATCATTAATCATCGAGGCGCGTATGGCTGAAATTTTTGAAATGATTGATGATGAATTGCATCAGCGAGGATATTCTGAACTCCCTGGCGGTTTTGTCATCACTGGGGGAGTAGCAGCCATTCCAGGAGTATTGGAATTAGCCCAGGATATATTCCAGCAAAATGTAAGGGTTTCATTGCCTGATTATATCGGTGTAAGAGAACCGAAGTTTACAGCAGGAGTGGGGCTGATTCAATTTACTCACAAAAATATTAAAGTACAGGGAAAAGAAGTTGCTTCTGCATTAGCTGAAGATGCAGGGGAGCCTTTGCCGAAGAAAAAACAGTCCAGCCAGAAGCCGGCACAAGAGAAACAACCCGGCGGAATGAAATCAAAAGTGAAAGACTGGTTTGGTTTATTTTTCGAATAACTTAAGGAACTAGTCATTAGGAGGAACGCTCATGTTAGAGTTTGATATGAATATGGATCAATTGGCAACGATTAAAGTTATTGGTGTTGGCGGCGGCGGAAGCAATGCTGTTAACCGAATGATTGAACACGGAGTACAAGGTGTAGAATTTATTTGTGTTAATACAGACGCACAAGCCTTGAATCTTTCAAAGGCGCCTGTAAAAATGCAGATCGGCACTAAGTTAACAAGAGGACTTGGAGCAGGTGCAAATCCTGATATCGGTAAAAAAGCTGCTGAAGAGAGCCGTGAACAGATCGAAGAGGCTCTTTCTGGAGCTGATATGGTTTTCGTAACGGCTGGAATGGGCGGAGGAACTGGTACAGGTGCAGCCCCAGTAGTTGCTGAAATCGCTAAAGATTTAGGTGCGCTTACTGTGGGTGTAGTAACGAGACCTTTTACATTTGAAGGCCGCAAACGTTCTACGCAGGCAGTTGGCGGAATTTCTGTATTAAAAGAAAAAGTAGATACACTTATCGTAATTCCAAACGACCGCTTATTAGAAATCGTTGATAAAAATACACCAATGCTTGAAGCATTCCGTGAAGCAGATAACGTACTTCGTCAAGGTGTACAAGGTATCTCTGACCTAATCGCTGTACCAGGTTTGATTAACTTGGACTTTGCAGACGTTAAGACAATTATGACTGAGCGCGGATCTGCACTAATGGGTATCGGTGTTGGTACTGGTGAAAACCGTGCAGCAGAAGCAGCGAAAAAGGCTATTTCATCACCGCTTCTTGAAACGTCAATCGACGGAGCTAAAGGTGTATTGATGAATATTACTGGTGGCGCTAACTTAAGTCTCTACGAAGTAAATGAAGCTGCTGATATTGTTTCATCAGCATCTGACCCAGAAGTTAACATGATTTTTGGTTCTGTAATAAACGAAGAATTAAAAGATGAAATCCTTGTAACTGTAATCGCAACTGGATTTGATGAGAACGAAAAGCTAGTGAATAATCAGCAAAGAGCTGAGCGTCCAAGAATGCAGCAATCTCCTGCATCTTCTAATCAATCTCACTCAAATCAAAGTCAGCCGCAATCACAAGGTCAGTCTCAATCACAGTCACGCGAAGAAAGCCAATCTGAATCAAGAAGCAACAATTCTTATTCCAATGCTGATTCAGATACGTTGGATATTCCAACATTCCTTCGTAACCGCAGCCGTAACAGAAGAAAATAAAATACAAAAATAAAAGCATGTTCTCTTCGATAGAGAGCATGCTTTTTTGTTTTTTCCATAAAAAAGCTGTTTACATTCATTTATATTCTGCAACGTCACTAATTGGAATATAAATCGTTGTAAGGGACAAAAGGAGCTGGGTCAATCATGGAAAAGAAAATAAAAGCTGTCGCTGTTTACTTTCGGTAAAGTCGTGAGGAGGAAACGGAAGAAACTCTGAATAGACAACAAGCTGACTCATTGACCTATGTGGAGTCCAATAAGGACTCCATTGTTGTTTTACATATTAATTTTACTAAGTTCGTGAAGTAAACCAGAAGCTAACAAACTTCCTGTAATTCCCTCAAGTACATTTCTAATAGTTTGTAATGATTGATTTATAACCGAAGACTTTGGTTGAGTTGCTCCTAATTGTGTTGTAATTGTTGCAATTTCTGTTTCAACAGTTTGTTGCGAGTCCTCTTGAAGTCCAATTTGATTAAGGTTTTCTTTAAGGGTAGAAATGAAGGTGGAGACTTTACCCAAGTCCATTTCATTTATCATTGTTTGATTTGAATTTTGTGTGTTTTGTTGTATCTGTACTCCAGTTGCATTTCCTATAACAACAGTATAATCATGTTTGCTTGCTTCTTGCTTTTCCTCTTTTGAGAAGCTTAGTCCTTCTCCCATAATGCCGTCCTCCTCTAGTTTCAACGACCATTCAAGAATAATATTTCTTACAATGTCTATCATTCTCTGAGCTTGAGATTTTCCGAAAGTAAGTCGAAACTCTGCTATTTCATTGAGTAGTTTTGATAAGAGATTTTGTTGACCTTGTGGTAAATGGATAACTAAATATTCAGAATCACTTTTGACCAGGTCTTCAATTTCAGTGATTGGTTGAGCAATTTTACATTTACTAACTATATCCAATATTTCCTCGTCTTCGATAATGACTGGAGACCAACCATGATAAGCATTAAACCACTGAATTTTTCCAACAACTTCTCTGTATTCTGGAATTTCATTTCGGGGCACTTTGAAACCATTCAATTCTTGATTAACCCATTGCTCGAACTCTATGATTTTTAATTTCCTTGCAACAACCATTGACTTTCTTAATAAATCGGAAATGTTTGAAGTTGACCTCATGGCTTCCATTTGAAGTTCTTGAACAATTGAACCCATTGTTTATTCCCCTTTTCGCCTTGTTTTAATTGAAAAGAGAGAGGGGAGCGTTATGTCCTCTCTCACTTAGTTGATATAATTTGTGTTACTTTTTCAGCTATCGCTTGCAGCAATTGAGGATTAGAGCTTACAGTCTCAAGAGCATTTTGTTGTATCTGAGTTTGTCCTTGTTGAGTTTGTGTATTCGGTAATTCAACTCCAAAATACTTATCAACAAGACTTTGCTTTACCTTTTTTTGTTCCGTTTCTTCTAAATCTTTCAGATAAGGATCAAGTGAAGCGAGTTCCAATTCTATTTTTCTATTTCGACGTTCTTCATTTCTATGGTTAGTAGCTTGTTTTGCACAATAAGTGAACAGGGTTATTCCTACACCAGTCAAGACTACTCTACTGATTAAAGCAGTCCAAGTCATTGTTCCTTCATGAAGAATAATGAACTTATAACCAAACCATAAAACACCTAAAATCGAAAGAATAGAAATAGCATTCCAAACAAAAGCTTTATTACCTTCACTATTGGCAATTTTTTGATAACCTTGAGCGAGTCCTTTCATACTCATTATTCCAAGTATTTTTTCAGCCTTTTGGTTCATTTCTTTTATTTGGTCAAGCTCAGATTGTACTTTAGACTTCAAATCGTCAATTAATGTATCAAAAGACTGTTGTTGATTTTCTGTTTGTTGTTCAAAACCCTCATTTAATGTATCAAAGGACTCCTTTTGTGTTGTAACGAGCTTTTCAAAGCCATCGTTATATGAACTAAGATTCTCTTTAAAGTCATCTTCAGCTTTCTTCAAGAAGTCATTGAACTCTTCATTCCTATTCGTTTGGGCATTTAAAAACTGATTCTGAAAATCACTGATAACTGAGTCAATCCTACCTTTTTGATTTTCGATTGCACCAGTTAGTTCATTTAGTTTTTCAGTATTAATTTTTAATGTTGCAGAGGTATCTACTGCTTCTCTTTCTACGTTTGACAAGTGTTGACCAACAGATTTTCTAAAAGAAATTACGGAGCTTCTAATCCCTTCAATATCATCTGGGGTTTTTGGAACCAAGAATTGAGTGAAATAGGGTAACAAATTTTCAAGGTGATTGAATATATTGGTTAAATGCTGTTCGTTTTTATCATTCCTGAAATTTGTTAGATAACTAGCAATTTGATTAATAGTGTTATTCATATTTGTTAATGAAGTTGTTGAAACTAGCCACGGGTCAACCTTGTCCAAAGCTTCTTTCAAAAAGGTAAAGGTCTCAAGTATTCTACCTAACATTTGCAGTTTGTTTGTATTTAAATTACTAGAGTCCATTTCGTCTAATAATTGTAATACTCTATCGATATTGGTGTATGTAGCATGTTGGGTTATTCTTTCCTCTAGTGCAATTGACATGAAATTCACTCCTTTAAACAATCCATATAATATTAATTATATAGCAAGTATCGATAGGAATGTACAAATATTGACAAAAACAAGTTCCGCTTATATCAAATGCTTGGAGAAGTGTTTTTGATTTTAGGTTGAAACTTAACCGTTGAGAATGACCACAACCTTTTTAGACTGTACGGAGTTTTCTCAATTGCAAAGAGCTTCTTTTTATTTTGTCACAACGTTAACATCTTCTCGTTGGTTCAAGTAATGAGACAAGTCTGCTCATTAATAAACTTGAATAAGGAGTTGGTCAACATGAAAAATCAACATGAAAATTTTTTGGAGAATAATATAATAGAAAAGAACTTAACCAGTGAGACGAAGGTCGAAGGGATTGGGACGGTGAAAACATATGGAGAACTAAATGTGAGGAAACTTGTTGAGAGGTTACTTAAGTCAAAGTATATTGCCGATTGAATGGAGACCAATATGGCTCCAATTTTTTTTGCATAGTTGTTGCAAAATACTCATAGTTTGTTTTCATATCATTGTTGCATTTAAAAGTAGCTGATTTCCGCTCCAGGTTGCTCGCTTTTCACCTATCGAACGTTGAGCCTCCTGTCGCTTTGCGCCATTAGTTTCAATGAAGCATATGTGCTCCTGCGTCTCAAAGCAACTCTCAATGAAGCCAGCTTCCTCGTCGCATGCTTTGCGAGAAGAATATTCAGGTAGTTGGCACGCTCGTCCCGTAGGACAAGGAAGGCAACGACCGCATTATATCGCACGAAGAAAATGTGATTTTTATTTTTAAGGAGTCGGGCAACCTTGCGCTTCCATCAACATGCATGTTAAGAGAATAAAAAAATTAAAACATTCAAAAGCAACAATCCTATAGAAAACAACCTTTCTAAACTTCTTTTGGCTTTCTATACAAAAGGATCATTGAAAAGTAGATTGTTGCTGCAGATAGATTTATGAAGTGCTTCATTGAATAGTTGATTGGAGTGTAAGGTGCGAGACTCCTGCGGGACAGGCGGGCAGGTGAGACACTTAAGAGTGAAACGTACAAATGTGGCTCACCGCCTGCCCCGCGGAAAGCGAGCACCTGAAACGGAAATCAACCACTTCCAAGAGCAGCAAGGATTACCAAAACAGAGCGTTTAATTTTGTCATATTCTTGTCCCAAAAACGTATATCTAACATATAAGCTTTTTTGACAAAAAAAGAGAAAATAAGAACAATACTTCTCTCATAAACTGACAGACTTTCAAACAACCTATACGTTATACTAATTTCAAAATTAAGAAAGGAGAAAACCAATGACCCTTTATTTGGATGTCATTTGGTTTCTTAATTTCTGCATTGATTATGTATTGATCTCGTTAACAGCCTATGTTTTAAAGCGCAATGCATCGAAAAAGAGAATCCTTCTTGCCTCTCTTCTAGCATCCAGTTACGTCATTTTAGTTGTCTATCCAGAACTGATGGTTTTCTCACAGCCTTTGGTAAAGTTTCTTTTGTCTATTGCAATCATGATTACAGCTTTTGGCTTTAAACGTATTCGATTTGTAGTGAAAAATGTAGCGATGTTTTATTTTGTTTCCTTTGTAACGGGTGGCGGAATTTTTGCACTTCATTATTTTATGCAGAGTGAAGCTGTGATTATGAATGGGGTTATTTCAACCAAAAGTACAGGAATGGGTGATCCGGTAAGCTGGTTGTTTGTAGCGGCAGGTGTACCAGCTCTTTGGTATTTTTCGAAGAAAAGAGTAGATGACATTACTGTGGAAAAAATGGATTCCAACAGTCTTGTCAAAGTGAAAATCTCTATTGGAG
This genomic interval carries:
- the ftsA gene encoding cell division protein FtsA; protein product: MNSNEIYVSLDIGTSNIKVIIGEMTSESFNVIGVGHAKSAGIRKGSIVDIDETVRSIRKAVEQAERMLGIPINAVIVGVKGNHIQLQPCHGVVAVSREDREIGDEDIARVIEAAQVMSVPPEREIIDVIPRQFIVDGTDEIIDPRGMLGVRLEMEGTVITGSKTILHNLLRCVERAGLTVADICLEPLATSSIALSRDEMELGVALIDIGGGSTTLSVFDQGTMQLTTVLPIGGDFITKDISIGLRTSAEDAEKIKLKHGHSFVDYASKDETFTVSQIGSSQEQEISQYELSLIIEARMAEIFEMIDDELHQRGYSELPGGFVITGGVAAIPGVLELAQDIFQQNVRVSLPDYIGVREPKFTAGVGLIQFTHKNIKVQGKEVASALAEDAGEPLPKKKQSSQKPAQEKQPGGMKSKVKDWFGLFFE
- the spoIIGA gene encoding sigma-E processing peptidase SpoIIGA, producing the protein MTLYLDVIWFLNFCIDYVLISLTAYVLKRNASKKRILLASLLASSYVILVVYPELMVFSQPLVKFLLSIAIMITAFGFKRIRFVVKNVAMFYFVSFVTGGGIFALHYFMQSEAVIMNGVISTKSTGMGDPVSWLFVAAGVPALWYFSKKRVDDITVEKMDSNSLVKVKISIGEVIIYANGLIDTGNKLYDPISKMPVMVLDMNIHSSEFPEAIQTAARDVMSIGTEDNDHPWISRLRIVPYRSVGHQQFLACLKPDRIEIEKDGIAVCSPPGLVGLSWTSLSSEGQFDAIVHPKMYLQHVQAS
- the ftsZ gene encoding cell division protein FtsZ, whose translation is MLEFDMNMDQLATIKVIGVGGGGSNAVNRMIEHGVQGVEFICVNTDAQALNLSKAPVKMQIGTKLTRGLGAGANPDIGKKAAEESREQIEEALSGADMVFVTAGMGGGTGTGAAPVVAEIAKDLGALTVGVVTRPFTFEGRKRSTQAVGGISVLKEKVDTLIVIPNDRLLEIVDKNTPMLEAFREADNVLRQGVQGISDLIAVPGLINLDFADVKTIMTERGSALMGIGVGTGENRAAEAAKKAISSPLLETSIDGAKGVLMNITGGANLSLYEVNEAADIVSSASDPEVNMIFGSVINEELKDEILVTVIATGFDENEKLVNNQQRAERPRMQQSPASSNQSHSNQSQPQSQGQSQSQSREESQSESRSNNSYSNADSDTLDIPTFLRNRSRNRRK